A single Aulosira sp. FACHB-615 DNA region contains:
- a CDS encoding PIN domain-containing protein produces MRKSLIDTDILSEIRKLRNPKINAKAIGYIGIWQQYTISVITVSEIIKGWKRINRNDRIQEFLADLSQLEILPLDQSCAELSGLIQADLETSGQPIGLADVLIAATAIANNLILVTGNIRHYQKIQALGYPLVIDNWRG; encoded by the coding sequence GTGAGAAAATCTTTAATTGATACGGATATTTTATCAGAAATTCGCAAATTAAGAAATCCTAAAATAAATGCTAAAGCCATTGGTTACATAGGTATATGGCAACAGTACACAATTTCTGTAATTACTGTTTCTGAAATTATCAAGGGATGGAAGAGAATAAATCGTAATGACCGCATTCAAGAGTTTTTAGCAGATTTATCTCAACTGGAAATCTTGCCTTTAGACCAAAGCTGTGCAGAACTTTCGGGTTTGATTCAGGCAGATTTAGAAACATCAGGACAACCAATCGGATTAGCAGATGTCTTAATAGCTGCTACAGCGATCGCAAATAACTTAATTCTAGTAACAGGTAATATTAGACATTATCAAAAAATCCAAGCATTGGGATACCCTTTAGTAATCGATAATTGGCGAGGATGA
- a CDS encoding collagen-like protein, with the protein MSNSLRGKLPLLLTFCLVTSLLPASGAVLCPAIASNNYLADRDYGRNGSKGTSGRSGRDGRDGQNQTIFVDGSAVNLDLSGQDGEDGEDGGYGYRPDCGYQPENKNHDIHAANGGAGGDGGKGGNGGNGGSVTAYYTNLADLRKILVRTNPGEGGRGGRGGNGTAGCNCRRRSWEVQTCKGTPGSSDYKCTKKRYRCYDGRNGSNGSDGSDGNTGRLGVLSIVNSKEPLAADTPSIKLSIPELAGKQFPLSKNKWNLRTGAASLLAPGSIIADEYREFDQRLEESFQLVWQEKQPSQSFSNQAVTVTLNDSKQLEVTFPEDLWVDANSQSENNLTTYTVNHAILKQDVTRLAVAEFAGAGENLNLKIVDLAAKSDVLQTKFRVKFRARDNSGGFSDYQTVYTGDVPPEFVTRDYNRFTLALGKLKIPENALSPGINVDIEVTATRSLGGRSAKQTINWQSAIRQPSTTRQK; encoded by the coding sequence ATGTCCAACAGTCTTAGGGGTAAGCTGCCACTTTTACTGACATTCTGCTTAGTTACTAGCTTGTTACCTGCCTCTGGTGCAGTATTATGTCCAGCGATCGCTAGTAACAACTACCTTGCTGATCGAGATTATGGCAGAAATGGGAGTAAGGGGACAAGTGGGCGATCGGGTAGAGATGGCCGCGACGGTCAAAATCAAACTATTTTTGTCGATGGTTCAGCAGTCAACCTCGATTTATCTGGTCAAGATGGTGAGGATGGCGAAGATGGCGGATATGGTTATCGCCCTGACTGCGGTTATCAACCAGAAAACAAAAACCATGACATTCACGCAGCTAATGGTGGTGCTGGTGGCGATGGCGGTAAAGGTGGAAATGGCGGAAATGGTGGTTCTGTCACGGCTTATTACACTAATTTAGCCGACTTACGCAAAATACTTGTGCGTACAAACCCAGGGGAAGGCGGACGCGGTGGACGCGGTGGTAATGGGACGGCTGGTTGCAATTGTCGCAGGCGCAGTTGGGAAGTGCAAACCTGCAAAGGTACTCCTGGGAGTTCTGATTACAAATGTACTAAGAAGCGTTACAGATGTTACGACGGGCGGAATGGCAGCAATGGTAGTGACGGTAGCGATGGTAATACCGGGCGCTTGGGAGTGTTGAGTATTGTGAATAGTAAAGAACCCTTGGCGGCTGACACTCCTAGCATCAAGCTGTCAATTCCCGAACTCGCAGGTAAACAATTCCCACTCTCAAAAAATAAATGGAATCTGCGTACAGGTGCAGCTTCATTACTTGCCCCTGGTTCTATAATTGCTGATGAATACCGCGAATTTGACCAGCGTTTAGAAGAGTCGTTTCAGTTAGTTTGGCAAGAAAAACAACCGAGTCAAAGTTTTAGTAATCAAGCTGTCACAGTCACTTTAAATGATAGTAAACAACTAGAAGTGACTTTTCCTGAAGATTTGTGGGTTGATGCTAACAGTCAAAGTGAGAATAATTTGACAACTTATACTGTGAATCACGCAATTCTCAAACAAGATGTGACTCGGTTAGCAGTCGCGGAATTTGCAGGTGCGGGAGAAAACCTTAACTTAAAAATCGTCGATTTAGCAGCAAAATCTGATGTTCTGCAAACTAAATTTCGCGTGAAATTCCGGGCGCGAGATAACTCTGGGGGTTTCTCTGACTATCAAACTGTTTATACAGGTGATGTTCCGCCTGAATTTGTCACCCGTGACTATAATCGTTTTACTTTGGCGTTAGGCAAGTTAAAAATACCAGAAAATGCCCTAAGTCCTGGTATCAATGTTGATATTGAAGTGACAGCAACACGTTCATTAGGCGGACGTTCCGCCAAGCAAACTATTAACTGGCAAAGTGCAATTCGTCAGCCTAGTACAACAAGGCAAAAGTAA
- a CDS encoding ABC transporter permease: MEQTLFLDFLASLQKLFVGYIPAAVFGSFIGYFIGINVTVYQIFRRIFQIPHSIPPLALLPIALILFQDSEPASVMVIFLATFWTVIINVAIGLQHFRRQNNNFRAAIFHVFHSLKVGIWVAWFTVIAIEMLIGPRGLGFILWESYKAGNTNSMIQVLLYIGIIGTLLDQFLDFMGSLLAQMISENKKSS; encoded by the coding sequence ATGGAACAAACTTTATTTTTAGACTTTTTAGCCAGCTTACAAAAACTGTTTGTAGGTTACATTCCGGCTGCTGTTTTCGGCAGTTTCATCGGATATTTTATTGGCATAAATGTTACAGTTTATCAGATTTTTAGAAGGATATTTCAGATACCACATAGCATTCCGCCTTTAGCCTTACTGCCAATTGCCCTCATCTTGTTTCAAGATAGTGAACCTGCATCAGTAATGGTGATATTTCTTGCCACATTTTGGACAGTTATCATTAATGTAGCTATCGGTTTACAACATTTTCGCAGACAAAATAATAACTTTCGGGCTGCTATATTTCATGTATTTCATTCATTGAAAGTTGGTATTTGGGTAGCGTGGTTTACAGTTATAGCCATAGAAATGCTAATTGGCCCCAGAGGATTAGGCTTTATTCTCTGGGAAAGCTACAAAGCAGGTAATACTAATAGCATGATTCAGGTATTACTCTATATTGGTATTATCGGCACTTTATTAGATCAATTTTTAGATTTCATGGGTTCTCTACTAGCACAGATGATTTCTGAAAACAAAAAATCGAGTTAA